GAATTACTATGCCAATGgttaaatgatatatacaacttaAAGTCTTCAACAACCGTGTAGTTGACGCGTGGCACACTAACCAATAAGAATCCACTATATGTAACACATGTTTAAATAAATATGCGTTAATAGAAACATTAAATTGGCTTACAATTAGTTCATCGATCTAACATTCTAGGGAAACGTAGACACCGGGTCCTCGAACGCGTCAGAACAACTGTGGCGTGATCACTTTAAATTCTAGTAAAAATGGCAGACACACTTATCGGAATTAAAGGGCCAGATTTTGTCGCAATAGCCTGCGATACCTACGAAAAATACTCAATAATCACCATCAaaaatgatgatgaaaGTAAAATTATGAAAATAGGAGACTCAAAAGTCATGATGCTAGCTGGTCCACTAGGAGATCGATCGCAGTTTTCGAAGATGATTAAAGCCACTTTGGATTATCacaaatacaaaaattCAAAAGAACTTTCAACCAATGCCGCTGCACATTTCGTAAGACTTGAGCTGGCAGAATACCTAAGACAGAGTCCGTATCAAGTTGATATGCTCATCGCAGGAATAGATCAGGTTAGTTGATCTGCATATTAACGAATAAAGAACGTGTGGTCTCTCTGAATCACTGCTGTGTATTTCCGTTGGTTTCATCCTCTATATAAATAGGCACTATTTGCTGGGAGTGCGCTAATTAGTTCTTGTCCGGTCTGTTCCATTAACATTTTCCTTCAGGATGGACCTAAACTTTTCTGGATTGACTACTTGGCTAGCTGCACTCAGGCAGATACAGCCGTACATGGTTACGGTGGATTCCTACTTAGAGGGTTACTAGACAAGGAATACAAACCTAACATGACGAGAGAAGAGGCTATAGCATTGCTGAAGAAGTGTAGACATGAAGTGCAAAACCGTTTCCTTATTTCGCAGTCCAACTTTGCCGCAAAAATCATAGACAAGGATGGTGTACATGATGTTGATATCAAGGATGATGATGTGCCAGAAGCATTCACTTCTAAACATCATACAGCCTACATGCCTATAGATGTGACCATGCAATAGGACACACTAATACTATTAACTTGAAATAATGTTATCGTATATCTGTATCGAATCTCAAGTAGAGTTGCTTCTGCCATGCATTAACATAGTCTGCAATTGCTATGTGCCAATAAATTAAGACCTACAGTAcctattatattaatacatCAACTAGATAATGATATTATGCGAAATGTACTATTCAACCTTGACTTAAAAAGACTTTTTAGCCACCTTTGAATAGGTATTGGAAGCCACAGAAAAACTCATTTCCCTGGGTTAATCAAAAGAGAGTCAGAGTTCAACATCACTCTGTTCTGAGATTTAGATAGGATGTCAGCGATCTCCCTAGCCGTATCAATACGGCGAAGAGTAATAAATGCAGGGTTGTCACGTATGGCACTCCCAATCTAAAAGTGGTTAATAAAATCAGCATAAATACCCACCAATTTAGCTGCCTCGGATTCACCTTGTGCTTTGATAATCGTGCTCTTTTTCTCCTCTTTAGCCTTTAACACAATGTACTTGCTACGCTCAGCTTGCTGCTGAGCTACCTGCTTCGCCTCAACAGCCTTTTCATATTCCGGACTGAAGCTGACGTGAGTTAGCGACACATCATCCAACAGTATGTTAAAGTCACGAGCACGTTGGACCAATTGGTCGCGTACCGATTTGCTAACCTA
This is a stretch of genomic DNA from Babesia bovis T2Bo chromosome 1, whole genome shotgun sequence. It encodes these proteins:
- a CDS encoding putative proteasome beta 2 subunit, with amino-acid sequence MADTLIGIKGPDFVAIACDTYEKYSIITIKNDDESKIMKIGDSKVMMLAGPLGDRSQFSKMIKATLDYHKYKNSKELSTNAAAHFVRLELAEYLRQSPYQVDMLIAGIDQDGPKLFWIDYLASCTQADTAVHGYGGFLLRGLLDKEYKPNMTREEAIALLKKCRHEVQNRFLISQSNFAAKIIDKDGVHDVDIKDDDVPEAFTSKHHTAYMPIDVTMQ